A DNA window from Bacteroidales bacterium contains the following coding sequences:
- a CDS encoding phosphoadenylyl-sulfate reductase: MKEIEINKINENFKNSTPTGVLEHFISRYKNKICFASSMGAEDQVLTHMINSIDKTVKIFTLDTGRIFPETYDLIDKTNKKYGIKIEIYFPDSQKVEEMVISKGINLFYESLDNRKLCCKTRKTESLKRAFAGNEVWICGLRSEQSVTRINTKMIEWDEQNKMIKLNPLINWTEKQMWDYIKQNDIPYNILHDNGFPSIGCQPCTRAIKQGEDIRAGRWWWEEPEHKECGLHRPKK, encoded by the coding sequence ATGAAAGAAATAGAAATAAATAAAATAAACGAAAATTTTAAAAATTCAACACCTACTGGGGTTTTAGAACATTTTATATCACGATATAAAAATAAAATTTGTTTTGCTTCCAGTATGGGAGCGGAAGACCAAGTGCTGACTCATATGATTAATTCGATTGACAAAACCGTAAAAATATTTACTCTTGATACAGGCAGAATATTTCCCGAAACTTATGATTTAATTGATAAAACAAATAAGAAATACGGAATAAAAATCGAAATATATTTTCCCGACTCACAAAAGGTAGAGGAAATGGTTATCAGCAAAGGAATAAATTTATTTTATGAAAGTTTAGATAATCGCAAACTATGTTGCAAAACAAGAAAAACAGAATCATTGAAGCGAGCATTTGCAGGAAATGAAGTTTGGATTTGTGGTTTGAGAAGCGAGCAATCTGTTACCCGCATTAACACAAAAATGATTGAATGGGACGAACAAAATAAAATGATTAAACTAAATCCGTTAATTAATTGGACTGAAAAACAAATGTGGGATTATATAAAGCAAAACGACATTCCGTATAATATTTTACACGACAATGGTTTTCCAAGCATCGGCTGTCAGCCATGCACAAGAGCAATAAAGCAGGGTGAAGATATTCGTGCAGGACGCTGGTGGTGGGAAGAACCAGAACATAAAGAATGTGGGTTGCACAGACCTAAGAAGTAA
- a CDS encoding GTP-binding protein → MKIKKSITTADNQQLTTNNYLNMELLRFTTAGSVDDGKSTLIGRLLYDSKAIFEDQLEAIEEASRRKGEEQVNLALLTDGLRAEREQGITIDVAYRYFATPKRKFIIADTPGHIQYTRNMVTGASTANVALILVDSRLGVIEQTHRHSYIASLLRIPHLILCVNKMDLVDYSPDVFKKIKNQFLEFSEKLDITDVHFIPISAKYGDNVVDKSSKMNWYEGETLLSLLETIPIEKDEDINDARFPVQYVIRPQSDEYHDYRGYAGRIAGGVFTKGEDVLVLPSAIKTKINSIEINGKQLDSAFVLQSVNITLADDIDISRGDMLVKEKNQPQVNQNIELMICWLNEKPLVVGGKYMVKHNTRDVRCVIVEVDYKMDINNVCKNMEDKHVGLNDIAKIKIKTSNPLIFDSYSRNRITGSLILIDEGTNETVGAGMIV, encoded by the coding sequence ATGAAAATAAAAAAATCTATAACTACTGCTGACAACCAACAACTAACAACTAACAACTATCTCAACATGGAATTACTCCGCTTTACAACAGCAGGCAGTGTTGATGATGGTAAAAGTACTTTGATTGGTAGATTACTTTATGATAGCAAGGCGATTTTTGAAGACCAACTCGAAGCCATTGAAGAAGCAAGCAGAAGAAAAGGGGAGGAGCAAGTTAATTTGGCTTTGCTTACCGATGGCTTAAGAGCCGAAAGAGAACAAGGAATAACAATTGATGTTGCATACAGATATTTTGCTACGCCAAAAAGAAAATTTATTATTGCCGATACACCCGGACATATTCAATATACACGAAATATGGTTACCGGTGCATCTACGGCTAATGTTGCTTTAATATTGGTTGATTCGCGACTTGGTGTTATTGAGCAAACTCACAGGCATTCTTATATTGCTTCGTTATTGAGAATTCCGCATTTAATTCTGTGTGTTAACAAAATGGATTTAGTTGATTACAGTCCCGATGTTTTTAAAAAAATAAAAAATCAATTTCTTGAGTTTTCTGAAAAGCTTGATATAACAGATGTTCACTTTATTCCTATAAGTGCTAAATATGGAGATAATGTTGTAGATAAATCTTCAAAAATGAATTGGTATGAAGGCGAAACTTTATTAAGCTTGCTCGAAACTATTCCGATTGAAAAGGACGAAGATATAAACGATGCCCGCTTTCCGGTACAATATGTTATTCGCCCTCAATCTGACGAATATCACGATTATCGTGGTTATGCCGGTCGTATTGCAGGAGGTGTATTTACTAAAGGTGAAGATGTTTTGGTTTTGCCGTCGGCAATTAAAACAAAAATTAATTCAATAGAAATAAATGGTAAACAACTTGATTCTGCTTTTGTTTTGCAATCGGTAAATATTACTCTTGCCGATGATATTGACATTAGTCGTGGTGATATGTTGGTTAAAGAAAAAAATCAGCCGCAGGTAAATCAGAATATAGAACTTATGATTTGCTGGCTAAATGAAAAACCTCTTGTTGTCGGAGGCAAATATATGGTAAAGCATAATACAAGAGATGTGCGATGTGTTATTGTCGAAGTAGATTATAAAATGGATATAAATAATGTCTGCAAAAATATGGAAGATAAGCACGTTGGTTTAAATGACATTGCGAAAATTAAAATAAAAACATCTAATCCGTTAATTTTTGATTCATACTCGCGAAACAGAATTACCGGTAGCTTGATTCTTATTGATGAAGGAACTAATGAAACGGTGGGAGCAGGGATGATTGTTTGA
- the cysD gene encoding sulfate adenylyltransferase subunit CysD, whose protein sequence is MLIKYKLKHIEELESESIYIIREVAAQFEKPTLLFSGGKDSIVMFHIARKAFYPAKVPFPLLHIDTGHNFRETLDYRDELMDITDANCIVRFVQDAINKGKAIEEKGPNASRNVLQTITLLDAIEEFKFDAAMGGGRRDEEKARAKERFFSHRDDFGQWDPKNQRPELWNIFNGKKRMGEHFRVFPLSNWTEMDIWQYIYSENIEMPSLYFTHQRELIKRDGILLAKCPYIPLKESDEIVTKKIRFRTIGDMTCTGAVESPAYNIEEIIREVAASRVTERGGRWDDKRSDAAMEDRKKEGYF, encoded by the coding sequence ATGTTAATAAAATATAAATTAAAACATATTGAGGAATTAGAATCGGAATCAATATATATAATTCGTGAAGTAGCGGCTCAATTTGAAAAACCAACTCTGCTTTTTAGTGGCGGCAAGGATTCTATTGTTATGTTTCACATTGCACGAAAAGCATTTTATCCGGCTAAAGTTCCATTTCCTCTTTTGCATATTGATACAGGGCATAATTTTCGGGAAACACTTGATTATAGGGATGAACTTATGGATATAACAGATGCAAATTGTATTGTTAGATTTGTTCAAGACGCTATAAATAAAGGAAAAGCAATTGAGGAAAAAGGACCAAATGCAAGCAGAAATGTACTTCAAACAATAACTTTGCTCGATGCAATTGAAGAATTTAAGTTTGATGCAGCAATGGGTGGGGGTAGGAGAGATGAGGAAAAAGCAAGAGCAAAGGAGCGTTTTTTCTCGCATCGCGATGATTTTGGTCAATGGGACCCGAAAAATCAGCGACCGGAACTCTGGAATATTTTCAACGGTAAAAAAAGAATGGGTGAACATTTCAGGGTTTTTCCTTTAAGCAACTGGACAGAAATGGATATATGGCAATATATTTATTCCGAAAACATTGAAATGCCAAGTTTATATTTTACTCATCAACGAGAGTTGATAAAACGCGATGGTATTTTACTTGCCAAATGTCCTTATATTCCTTTGAAAGAAAGTGATGAGATAGTTACAAAAAAAATCCGATTCAGAACAATTGGCGATATGACTTGTACCGGAGCTGTTGAATCGCCTGCATATAATATCGAAGAAATAATTCGCGAAGTTGCTGCTTCGAGAGTTACGGAACGTGGCGGCAGATGGGATGATAAACGCTCCGATGCAGCTATGGAAGATAGAAAAAAAGAAGGATACTTTTAA
- a CDS encoding DUF2061 domain-containing protein has product MIIDNIFFRKKAKQNGIDVKIKDRPLKSIIKSFSWRFVGTCDTIFISWLLTGKATIAFSIGGVEVFSKIFLYYLHERAWENIRWGRMRVVIRRNTRLTGRIIRKSFLFVQ; this is encoded by the coding sequence ATGATTATAGATAATATATTTTTCAGAAAGAAAGCCAAGCAAAACGGAATTGATGTGAAAATAAAAGACCGTCCATTAAAAAGTATAATAAAATCTTTTTCATGGCGTTTTGTGGGAACGTGTGATACGATATTTATTTCATGGTTGCTAACGGGAAAAGCAACAATCGCATTTTCAATAGGAGGAGTTGAAGTGTTTAGTAAAATATTTCTATATTACCTTCATGAACGTGCGTGGGAAAACATAAGGTGGGGTAGAATGAGAGTCGTAATTAGAAGAAATACCCGATTAACAGGAAGAATAATCAGAAAATCATTTTTATTCGTACAATAA
- a CDS encoding tetratricopeptide repeat protein — MFKINTSIKTYLLFLSIISFTYTTYSQTNPTPKNPKSARAQQQQDTIGNKKDAKLIFSGGNYQDALKQYLMLLKKDTSNALYKYKVALCYLYTNIDKLKAIPLLESVLKKDKSNFDAYYELGVAYKYANRFEDAINCFNKFRRELTKGRDYMDIPATLQIEMCYNAMELIRNSVNVTFENLGPTINSEFPDYNPYVPGDESFMVFSSKRIGNVRGQTGETQYDYDGFLMPDVYISYYKNRLWSKAKNLGGTFNSDLSEDVVSLSENGNTMFLYFDNYLGFGDIFVSEKKGKSFGKPEIMSYNINGKTLEMAASITADGQKLYFSSDLNNLTGIKDIFISKKLPDGDWGTPARLSNRINTEWDEDCPYITNNGKTLYFCSLGHNSMGGYDIFKSVWNDEENDWSEPVNLGYPINTVDDNKTISFSSDKRHAYISAFRPEGYGDLDIYRITFNDISPKPTLVSGYITSQDSVNIVQKVKQIADTVIKDTLLKPLIKDLKVNTEITVTEKSTKKHIGTYKPNPVTAKYVMMLLPGEYTIEIKGEGFEKNICQLTIGDFEFYVPEIKKNLALLINKPPVFNFPKVEQNNNKQKK, encoded by the coding sequence ATGTTTAAAATCAATACTTCAATAAAAACGTATCTTTTATTTCTTTCAATTATTTCTTTTACATACACAACATATAGCCAAACCAACCCTACACCTAAAAATCCCAAAAGTGCACGAGCTCAGCAGCAACAAGATACTATCGGAAATAAAAAAGATGCCAAACTTATTTTTTCCGGTGGCAATTATCAGGATGCACTTAAACAATATTTAATGCTATTAAAAAAGGATACGTCAAATGCTCTTTATAAATATAAAGTTGCTCTTTGTTATTTATATACAAATATTGATAAACTAAAAGCGATTCCTTTACTTGAGAGTGTTTTAAAAAAAGATAAAAGTAATTTCGATGCCTATTACGAACTTGGAGTAGCTTACAAATATGCAAACAGATTTGAAGATGCAATTAATTGTTTCAATAAATTCAGGAGAGAACTCACAAAAGGAAGAGATTACATGGATATTCCGGCAACCCTTCAGATAGAAATGTGTTACAATGCAATGGAACTTATACGAAATTCTGTAAATGTTACTTTTGAAAATCTTGGACCAACTATAAATTCCGAATTTCCCGATTATAATCCTTACGTACCGGGCGATGAATCCTTCATGGTTTTTTCATCAAAAAGAATAGGAAATGTAAGAGGGCAAACAGGCGAAACACAATATGACTATGATGGGTTTTTAATGCCTGATGTTTATATCTCTTATTATAAAAATCGCTTATGGTCAAAAGCAAAAAATCTTGGCGGTACTTTTAATTCCGATTTGTCTGAAGATGTAGTTAGCTTATCTGAAAACGGAAATACGATGTTTCTTTATTTTGACAACTATTTAGGATTTGGTGATATTTTCGTATCCGAAAAAAAAGGTAAATCATTTGGAAAACCCGAAATCATGAGTTATAACATTAACGGAAAAACTCTTGAAATGGCAGCAAGCATTACTGCAGATGGACAAAAACTTTACTTCTCAAGTGATTTAAACAATTTAACAGGAATAAAAGATATTTTCATTTCAAAAAAATTACCTGATGGTGACTGGGGAACTCCAGCCAGATTGAGTAATCGTATAAATACCGAATGGGATGAGGACTGTCCTTACATTACCAACAATGGTAAAACTCTTTACTTCTGCTCACTGGGACATAACAGCATGGGAGGATATGATATTTTTAAATCAGTATGGAATGATGAAGAAAATGACTGGAGCGAGCCTGTTAATTTAGGATATCCTATAAATACAGTTGATGATAACAAAACAATATCTTTCAGCTCGGATAAAAGACATGCATATATTTCAGCTTTTAGACCGGAAGGATATGGTGATTTGGATATTTACAGAATAACTTTTAACGACATATCGCCAAAACCCACATTAGTTTCCGGATATATCACTTCACAGGATTCGGTCAATATTGTTCAGAAAGTAAAGCAAATTGCCGATACTGTAATAAAAGACACTTTGCTGAAACCGCTAATTAAAGATTTGAAAGTAAACACTGAAATTACTGTTACTGAAAAATCCACAAAAAAACATATCGGTACATATAAACCAAATCCCGTAACAGCTAAATACGTAATGATGCTACTACCGGGTGAATATACTATAGAAATAAAAGGCGAAGGTTTTGAAAAAAATATTTGCCAGCTTACTATCGGTGATTTTGAGTTTTATGTACCCGAAATTAAAAAAAATCTTGCCTTATTAATAAATAAACCACCTGTTTTCAATTTTCCTAAAGTCGAACAAAATAACAACAAACAAAAAAAATAA
- a CDS encoding exonuclease domain-containing protein, translating to MNLKLSKPLAFIDLETTGINVTTDRIIELSIFKVGVDYSTETITYRINPTIPIPIESTKIHGIIDEDIKDCPAFSQLAAKINNILSNCDIAGYNSNKFDIPILIEEFYRTGIDFDISKKKFVDVQNIFHKMEQRNLIAAYKFYCNKELQNAHSAEADAKATYEVFASQLEKYDELKNKDINFLHDFSCAGNFADLVGRIAYNENGIEIFNFGKHKGKLISEVLKKEPSYYNWMMNSDFPISTKRVLTAIKLRDFNK from the coding sequence ATGAATCTTAAACTTTCGAAACCATTAGCATTTATTGACCTTGAAACCACAGGAATAAATGTTACCACCGATAGAATTATTGAGCTTTCCATTTTTAAAGTTGGCGTTGATTACAGTACCGAAACTATTACTTATCGCATAAATCCTACTATTCCCATTCCAATTGAAAGTACAAAAATTCATGGAATTATAGATGAAGATATTAAGGATTGCCCTGCTTTTTCACAACTTGCAGCAAAAATAAATAACATTTTATCAAATTGTGATATCGCCGGTTATAACTCAAATAAATTCGATATTCCAATTTTGATTGAAGAATTTTATCGCACCGGTATTGACTTTGATATCAGTAAAAAAAAGTTTGTGGATGTTCAGAATATTTTTCACAAAATGGAACAACGTAATTTAATTGCCGCATATAAATTTTACTGCAATAAAGAATTACAGAATGCTCACAGCGCTGAAGCCGATGCTAAAGCAACGTATGAAGTTTTTGCATCACAATTGGAAAAATATGATGAATTAAAAAATAAGGACATAAATTTTCTTCACGATTTTTCATGTGCGGGAAATTTTGCTGACCTCGTTGGCAGAATAGCATATAACGAAAACGGTATTGAAATATTTAATTTCGGAAAACATAAAGGAAAACTCATTTCAGAAGTTTTAAAAAAAGAACCATCTTATTACAACTGGATGATGAATAGTGATTTTCCTATCTCTACAAAAAGAGTTTTAACCGCAATAAAACTCAGGGATTTTAATAAATGA
- a CDS encoding fumarylacetoacetate hydrolase family protein, which yields MKIIGIGYNYRKHVIETKKTFPKEPIFFLKPETAIILNNRPFFYPDFSKNVHYEVEILLRICKVGKNIQEKFANTYFDKIGIGIDITARDLQDECKKNGLPWEKCKGFDGSAPISSFIKKEEFKNVNDINFHLNINGKTIQKGNTDDLIFSFEKIISHVSKFMTLKIGDVIFTGTPAGIGPLNIGDKLEAFIEGNKMLSCMIK from the coding sequence ATGAAAATCATTGGCATCGGTTATAATTACAGAAAACATGTAATTGAAACAAAAAAAACATTTCCCAAAGAACCTATTTTTTTTCTCAAACCTGAGACAGCAATTATTCTGAATAATCGCCCTTTTTTTTATCCCGATTTTTCAAAAAATGTTCATTATGAAGTTGAAATTCTTCTGAGGATTTGTAAAGTCGGAAAAAATATTCAGGAAAAATTTGCAAATACTTATTTTGATAAAATCGGAATCGGAATAGACATTACTGCCCGCGACCTACAAGATGAATGTAAAAAAAACGGACTGCCATGGGAAAAATGCAAAGGTTTTGATGGCTCTGCTCCTATCAGCAGTTTTATTAAAAAAGAAGAATTTAAAAATGTTAATGACATAAATTTTCATTTGAACATCAACGGAAAAACTATTCAGAAAGGCAATACAGATGATTTGATATTTTCTTTCGAAAAAATAATTTCTCATGTTTCGAAATTTATGACATTGAAAATAGGAGATGTTATTTTTACAGGCACTCCTGCCGGTATAGGTCCACTTAATATCGGCGATAAACTCGAAGCATTTATTGAAGGAAATAAAATGCTTAGCTGTATGATAAAATAG
- a CDS encoding S41 family peptidase, with the protein MNDNKKLQIYLPVLLAFAIIIGIVIGSNFLNFGKSSSKNIFSFEKNKSNKFNDILNIIDEYYVDSVNKNKLTEIAVADLLQNLDPHSYYIPASELKKTNEMLTGSFEGIGIEFNIQKDTVIVISTITGGPAESLGVKPGDRIIKINNINAAGIKITNKEVFSKLRGKKGTKVTISVLRNGYNKLVDFTIVRDKIPEKSVDIAFMFDKQTGYIKLSKFSATTFNEMKTAIEKLKNKNIKKLILDLRGNGGGYLDIAVKIADEFLYEGKLIVYTEGRNRPRTDYYATGKGELEDTKIIVLIDEWSASASEILAGAIQDNDRGLVIGRRSFGKGLVQEQMELQDGSALRLTIARYHTPTGRCIQRPYGANTSDYYNDFFKQYTEDEDTSGAPKKSTHPDSLKYKTPKGKIVYGGGGITPDITVRNDTGKSVKYFFDVANKGLINQFAFDYADRNRKELNKKYKSETFNNNFIVTDEMYKNFIEFASKKGIGKNIDNSKISETMIKTYLKAFIGRLIFNNESFYPVILKVDKTFLKAVEEIKKL; encoded by the coding sequence ATGAACGACAACAAAAAATTACAGATTTATTTGCCCGTTTTATTGGCATTTGCAATAATTATAGGAATTGTTATCGGAAGCAATTTTCTTAATTTCGGAAAATCATCTTCTAAAAACATTTTTTCATTTGAAAAAAATAAAAGTAACAAGTTCAACGACATTCTTAATATTATTGATGAATATTATGTTGATTCCGTTAATAAAAATAAATTAACTGAAATTGCTGTTGCTGATTTATTACAAAACCTCGACCCTCATTCGTATTATATTCCTGCTTCGGAACTAAAAAAAACCAATGAAATGCTTACCGGAAGCTTTGAAGGGATAGGTATTGAATTTAACATTCAAAAAGATACTGTAATTGTAATTTCAACTATTACCGGCGGACCGGCGGAATCCCTTGGTGTGAAACCAGGTGATAGAATCATAAAAATAAATAATATTAATGCTGCCGGAATAAAAATTACAAATAAGGAAGTTTTCAGCAAGCTCAGAGGTAAAAAAGGAACTAAAGTTACAATAAGTGTTTTACGAAACGGATATAATAAATTAGTTGATTTTACTATTGTCCGCGATAAAATTCCCGAAAAAAGTGTTGACATTGCTTTTATGTTTGATAAGCAAACAGGATATATCAAACTCAGCAAGTTTTCTGCAACAACATTTAACGAAATGAAAACTGCAATTGAAAAATTAAAAAACAAAAATATAAAAAAATTAATATTGGATTTAAGGGGTAATGGCGGCGGTTATCTTGATATTGCTGTTAAAATAGCTGATGAATTTCTTTATGAAGGAAAATTAATTGTTTACACTGAAGGAAGAAATCGCCCGCGTACAGATTATTATGCCACAGGTAAAGGTGAACTTGAAGACACGAAAATTATTGTCTTAATTGATGAATGGTCGGCTTCTGCAAGTGAAATTCTTGCAGGTGCAATACAGGATAATGACAGAGGATTGGTAATAGGAAGGCGTTCTTTCGGCAAAGGGTTAGTTCAAGAACAAATGGAACTACAGGATGGTTCGGCTTTGCGGCTTACAATTGCAAGATATCATACTCCCACTGGTCGTTGCATCCAGAGACCTTATGGTGCAAACACCAGTGATTATTATAACGATTTTTTTAAACAATATACTGAAGATGAAGATACATCAGGTGCACCAAAAAAGAGTACTCATCCCGATTCATTAAAGTACAAAACACCCAAAGGGAAAATAGTATATGGCGGCGGTGGCATAACACCCGACATAACTGTTCGAAACGATACGGGAAAAAGTGTAAAATACTTTTTTGACGTTGCTAACAAAGGACTTATTAATCAATTTGCATTTGATTATGCCGACAGAAACCGAAAAGAATTAAATAAAAAATATAAATCCGAAACATTCAACAACAACTTTATTGTAACAGATGAAATGTACAAAAACTTTATTGAGTTTGCTTCAAAAAAGGGAATTGGCAAAAACATCGATAATTCCAAAATATCGGAAACGATGATTAAAACTTATCTTAAAGCATTTATCGGCAGATTGATTTTTAACAATGAAAGTTTTTACCCTGTAATTCTCAAAGTTGATAAAACCTTCCTTAAAGCAGTTGAAGAAATAAAGAAACTATAA
- the metK gene encoding methionine adenosyltransferase, with protein sequence MSYLFTSESVSEGHPDKICDQISDALLDDFLRQDPESKVACETFVTTGLVVAGGEVKTNGYADVQRIAREVIKNIGYTKAEYRFDCDSCGVISAIHEQSPDINQGVVREKEEDQGAGDQGMMFGYATTETENYMPLSIDLSHLLLIELAAIRKEGKKMKYLRPDAKSQVTIEYDENQKPLKIDTIVVSTQHDEFVLPADNSKKEKDFAEKEMIKQITSDIQNILLPRVKKDLPNNIKKLFANDTRLLVNPTGKFVIGGPHGDTGLTGRKIIVDTYGGKGAHGGGAFSGKDASKVDRSAAYAARHIAKNVVAAGVCDEILIQVAYAIGVAQPVGLYVNTYNSCKLKNASGKKISDGEISEKINKLFDMRPAMIIKRLGLKNPIFTETASYGHFGRTPFKKTVTLMHNGVETSKEVEFFTWEKLDYVEKIKKEFSIKEKALQTQYS encoded by the coding sequence ATGTCTTATTTATTTACATCGGAGTCCGTATCTGAAGGACATCCTGACAAAATTTGCGACCAGATTTCTGATGCGTTATTAGACGATTTTTTGCGCCAAGACCCTGAATCAAAAGTTGCATGCGAAACATTTGTTACAACCGGTCTTGTTGTTGCAGGCGGTGAAGTTAAAACCAACGGCTATGCTGATGTTCAGCGAATAGCCAGAGAAGTTATTAAAAATATTGGCTATACAAAAGCCGAATACAGATTTGATTGCGATTCATGTGGTGTTATTTCTGCAATTCACGAACAATCTCCCGATATAAATCAGGGTGTTGTTAGAGAAAAAGAAGAAGACCAGGGTGCGGGCGACCAGGGAATGATGTTCGGTTACGCTACTACCGAAACCGAAAATTACATGCCTCTTTCAATTGATTTATCGCATTTGCTTTTGATTGAATTAGCAGCCATTCGTAAGGAAGGCAAAAAAATGAAGTATTTGCGTCCCGATGCAAAATCGCAGGTTACTATTGAATATGATGAAAATCAAAAGCCATTAAAGATTGATACTATCGTTGTATCCACTCAACATGATGAATTTGTTCTTCCTGCCGACAATTCAAAGAAAGAAAAGGATTTTGCAGAAAAAGAAATGATAAAACAAATAACATCCGACATACAAAATATATTACTTCCAAGAGTTAAAAAAGATTTACCTAATAACATCAAAAAGTTATTTGCAAACGATACAAGGTTACTTGTCAATCCTACAGGTAAATTCGTTATTGGCGGACCACACGGTGATACTGGCTTGACGGGAAGAAAAATCATTGTTGATACTTATGGTGGCAAAGGTGCTCACGGTGGTGGTGCTTTCTCGGGAAAAGACGCATCAAAGGTTGACCGCTCTGCAGCTTATGCGGCACGGCACATTGCGAAAAATGTAGTTGCAGCAGGTGTTTGCGACGAAATATTAATTCAGGTTGCTTATGCCATAGGAGTAGCCCAGCCAGTAGGATTATACGTTAATACTTATAACTCTTGTAAATTAAAAAATGCAAGCGGCAAGAAAATCAGTGATGGCGAAATTTCTGAAAAAATCAATAAGTTATTTGATATGCGTCCGGCAATGATAATAAAACGACTCGGACTCAAAAATCCTATTTTCACGGAAACCGCATCTTATGGGCATTTCGGAAGAACTCCTTTCAAAAAAACAGTAACTCTGATGCACAATGGTGTTGAAACATCAAAAGAAGTTGAATTCTTTACTTGGGAAAAACTCGATTATGTTGAAAAAATAAAAAAGGAATTCAGCATAAAAGAAAAGGCGTTGCAAACGCAATATTCATAA
- the gldA gene encoding gliding motility-associated ABC transporter ATP-binding subunit GldA — protein sequence MSIKVNSITKIFGTQKALDNVSFEVKAGEVVGFLGPNGAGKSTMMKIITCFIPQNSGAVSVCGFDIIDEPIEVRRKVGYLPENNPLYYDMYVKEHLFFTGGIFKIKNIKNRVDEIIEITGLEVEQKKKIGALSKGYKQRVGLAQALIHNPEVLILDEPTSGLDPNQIIEIRNLIKKIGKEKTVLLSTHIMQEVEAICDKAIIINKGIIVANDSTANLHKISSNKNIVTVEFDIAVDVNLLKNIPQVTTVKNIKDNIWEIHSAEANDIRPTIFQFAVKNNLTVLSMKKEEQSIEEVFQKLTM from the coding sequence ATGTCAATTAAAGTTAATAGCATCACAAAAATATTTGGAACGCAGAAAGCATTAGATAACGTGTCGTTTGAAGTAAAAGCCGGTGAAGTAGTTGGTTTTTTAGGACCAAATGGCGCCGGAAAATCCACAATGATGAAAATAATAACATGTTTCATACCACAGAATTCAGGTGCGGTTTCTGTTTGCGGATTTGATATTATTGATGAACCAATTGAAGTGAGAAGAAAAGTTGGTTATCTGCCTGAAAATAATCCGCTGTATTATGATATGTACGTTAAAGAGCATCTTTTTTTTACGGGAGGAATTTTTAAAATAAAAAATATTAAAAATAGAGTTGATGAAATAATTGAAATTACAGGGCTTGAAGTTGAGCAAAAGAAAAAAATAGGAGCATTGTCGAAAGGTTATAAGCAAAGAGTTGGCTTGGCGCAGGCATTGATTCACAATCCGGAAGTATTGATTTTAGATGAGCCGACTTCAGGACTCGACCCAAACCAGATTATTGAAATAAGAAATCTTATTAAAAAAATAGGAAAAGAAAAAACCGTTTTGCTTTCCACACATATAATGCAGGAAGTTGAAGCAATATGCGACAAAGCAATAATTATTAATAAAGGAATAATAGTTGCCAATGATTCAACTGCAAATCTTCATAAAATTTCATCAAATAAAAATATTGTTACAGTTGAATTTGATATCGCAGTTGATGTGAATTTACTTAAAAATATTCCTCAAGTTACAACCGTAAAGAATATTAAAGATAATATCTGGGAAATACATTCTGCTGAAGCAAACGACATACGTCCTACTATTTTTCAGTTTGCCGTGAAAAATAACCTTACCGTACTTTCAATGAAAAAAGAAGAGCAAAGTATTGAAGAAGTTTTTCAGAAATTGACGATGTGA